The following nucleotide sequence is from Pseudonocardia sp. C8.
CTCGCCGACACCCTGGGATGGCGGTGGGTGTTCTTCATCAACGTCCCGATCGGTCTGCTGGTGCTGCTCGGCAGCCGCACCCTGGTCGCCGCCGGCCGGCACCACGGGCAGCTGGGTGGTCTCGGCGCGGCCCTGGGTACCGGCGGCATGGTCGCGCTCGCCTACGCGATCACCCGGTTCGGCGAGGACGGCTTCACCGACCCGGTCGCGCTGTCCCTGCTGGGCGTGGCGGCCGTGCTGGTCACGGCGTTCGTGCTCACCCAGGCACGCAGCCGGAACCCGCTGCTGCCGCTGTCGCTGTTCGGTGACCGCAACCGCGCCGGCGCCTACGCCAGCATGCTGCTGCTGGCCATCGGTCCGATGGGGACCCTGTACGTGATCACCCTCTACCTGCAGCAGGTGGAGCGGTTCACGCCCCTGCAGACCGGCGCGGCATGGCTGCCGTTCGCCGCCGGGATCATCCTGGGGGCCGGTACGGCGCCGAAGCTGCTGCTGCGGACCGGTCCGCGCTACGTCACCGCAGCCGGTGCGCTGCTCAGCGCACTGGCCGCGCTGTGGTTCTCCGCGATCGGTGTCGGAACCAGCTACTGGCTGCACCTGGCGCCGGCGATGCTAATGCTCGCCCTCGGTTTCGGGCTCGGGGTCATGGCGCTGACCCAGGCGGCGGTCTACCGGGTCGACGCGGACAAGGCCGGTATCGCCTCGGCGATGCTCAACACGGCCCAGCAGACCGGCGTCGCACTCGGCCTGGCCGCGCTGGCCGCGGTGGCCACCACCGTCACCGCACGGCCCGAGCACGCCGACATCGCCCACGAGGCAGCGCTCGTCGCCGGGTACAGCTCGGCCATGTCGTTCGCCGCCGGGGTACTCGTCCTGGCCGGGGTACTTGCGCTGGCCACCCTCACCGGGCGCCCGACCGGCGAGCAGGTACCGGCCGGCGCGCTGGACGGCTGAGATGGTGGCGACGTGTTCACCCCGTACGTCGATGCGCCGGGCTCGGTGCCGGCGCATCGACGCCACGGATGATGCGCTGTAGCCGGGCACGGGTGTGCTCGAGATGCTCCCGCATGGCCGATGCAGCCCGATCTGCGTCGCGATCCTGGACCGCAGCGATGATCCGCTCATGGTCTACCGCCGTCTCGTCGACGAGGTCGTCGACGGGCAGCAGGTCGTGCGGATCGAACAGCTCGCAGCGGGACGTCTGGATGGCGTCCGCGAACCGCTCGCTGCGTGCTGCGCGGGCGAGCCCGAGGTGGAACCGCGAGTCCACCCGGCGGAGCCCGGCCCTGTTGCCGACGCCTCGGAGAGCGGTGATCGAGGCGCGCAACGCCTCCAGGTCCTCGGCCGAGCGACGGCGGGCGGCGTGCACAACCGCCCCCGTCTCGAGCGCGATGCGGAAATCCACCATGTCCTCGAGCTCGCCGGCCTGCCCGCGCATCCGGGCACACCAGGCTTCGGCGGGCTGTTGCAGCTCGGTGACGTAGGTGCCTCCCGATGGTCCCGGCCTCACCTCCACGTAACCGTCGGCACACAGCTGCGTGATCGCCGATCTGAGACTCATCCGAGCGATGCCGAGCTGTGACGCCAGCTCACGCTCCGCCGGCAGGGACTCTCCGGCGGAGACCTCCCCGCAGTGGATGATCCCGCGCAGGTGGTTGGCGACTGCCTGCGCCAGAGATGTCGACGTCACCATGCGTCAAGTCCCAGCACCGGGTTCCGCACGCTCGGCAATCTCGTCCAGGCCGTCCTACGCCACGGCGATGACGGTCCCGCCGACGGGGAAGTGGTTGGCGAACACACCTGGTCCACCACGGCTGAACGGCTCCTCGTCCGGAACGGGTTCGGGGTCGGGATCCGGTTCTGGCAGGTGCGCATGGGAGAGTTCGGTCATCCGTGGGGCGATCTCGGCGAGGTCGATCCGGCGCCCCATGAACTCGAAGGGCTCACTTTCGAGGATCACGTAGTCGACCCTCGTGTCGAACACTTCGGCACGGGTGTTGACCTGGAAGAACTCTTCGGCCGAGTAGGTCGCGACGAGCGTGCCCCTCATGAACGATGCCCGGTCGTCGAAGGATCGTGAACCATCGGGGTGCGGATCGAAGTAGACCCGCCAGCGCGAGTTGATCGATCCCCGTCCTACCGTCTGGCCGACCAGCTCGGGCGAGCTCGTGTCGAAGCCTTCGACCGTGTAGCCACTACGGACAGCCACGAAGTGGGCGCTCTGTGGCCCGCGACCCAGCCGGGCGACCACGTCGGAGTCGAACAGTGACACGTCCTCTCCGAACAGCGGCCCCTTGTCGTCCGCCATCGCGTAGATGACGAATCGACCTTCATACCGTGCGCCGTCGGGCTGACCGGGCGGGTGGTCCTCCATGCGTCCCCGCCCTGCTACCTGAACGGCCAGC
It contains:
- a CDS encoding FadR/GntR family transcriptional regulator, with translation MVTSTSLAQAVANHLRGIIHCGEVSAGESLPAERELASQLGIARMSLRSAITQLCADGYVEVRPGPSGGTYVTELQQPAEAWCARMRGQAGELEDMVDFRIALETGAVVHAARRRSAEDLEALRASITALRGVGNRAGLRRVDSRFHLGLARAARSERFADAIQTSRCELFDPHDLLPVDDLVDETAVDHERIIAAVQDRDADRAASAMREHLEHTRARLQRIIRGVDAPAPSPAHRRTG
- a CDS encoding MFS transporter → MPLLVIATAQLMLVLDDSIVNIALPSIQSALGVDAVHLPWIVNAYILAFGALLLLGGRIGDLWGRRRTLQVGLWLFVLGSLAGGLGQSAGMLIAARAVQGAGAALTAPNALALIATTFSERKMQDKALALYGAMSGLGIVVGLLLGGVLADTLGWRWVFFINVPIGLLVLLGSRTLVAAGRHHGQLGGLGAALGTGGMVALAYAITRFGEDGFTDPVALSLLGVAAVLVTAFVLTQARSRNPLLPLSLFGDRNRAGAYASMLLLAIGPMGTLYVITLYLQQVERFTPLQTGAAWLPFAAGIILGAGTAPKLLLRTGPRYVTAAGALLSALAALWFSAIGVGTSYWLHLAPAMLMLALGFGLGVMALTQAAVYRVDADKAGIASAMLNTAQQTGVALGLAALAAVATTVTARPEHADIAHEAALVAGYSSAMSFAAGVLVLAGVLALATLTGRPTGEQVPAGALDG